From the genome of Methylocystis bryophila, one region includes:
- a CDS encoding carbon-nitrogen hydrolase family protein — translation MKVTLVQMNSVGDKAANLTAARALIERAIELERPDWICLPECFDFIGGTRAEKIAAAEDLPGGPAYEMCQSLAKSHKVHIHAGSILERIPGDDRIHNTSVAFNRDGVEVARYRKIHMFDITAPDGAKYHESAAFKPGGEVVTYECEGLTIGCAICYDLRFPYLFQALAERGADVIALPSAFTLVTGKDHWEVLCRARAIEVQAYLCAPAQTGAHKAGHETRFSYGNSLIADPWGQVVAKASEGAGLVSTHLDAERIRKIRSMIPVAKHKVKL, via the coding sequence ATGAAAGTTACTCTGGTGCAGATGAATTCCGTCGGCGACAAAGCCGCCAACCTCACGGCGGCCCGCGCGCTGATCGAACGGGCGATCGAGTTGGAGCGGCCCGACTGGATCTGCCTGCCGGAATGTTTCGACTTCATCGGCGGCACGCGTGCGGAAAAGATCGCCGCGGCCGAGGACCTCCCCGGGGGACCCGCCTATGAGATGTGCCAGTCGCTCGCCAAAAGCCACAAGGTGCACATCCACGCCGGCTCGATCCTCGAGCGAATTCCCGGCGACGACCGCATCCACAACACCAGCGTCGCCTTCAACCGGGACGGCGTCGAAGTGGCCCGGTACCGCAAGATCCACATGTTCGACATCACTGCGCCGGACGGCGCGAAATATCACGAAAGCGCCGCCTTCAAGCCAGGCGGCGAGGTGGTCACCTATGAGTGCGAGGGACTGACGATCGGATGCGCGATCTGTTACGACCTGCGCTTTCCTTACCTTTTCCAGGCCCTCGCCGAGCGGGGCGCCGACGTGATCGCGCTTCCCTCCGCCTTTACCCTGGTGACCGGCAAAGACCATTGGGAGGTGCTCTGCAGGGCCCGGGCCATCGAGGTGCAAGCCTATCTTTGCGCGCCCGCCCAGACCGGCGCTCACAAAGCGGGCCACGAGACGCGCTTCAGCTACGGCAACTCGCTCATCGCCGATCCCTGGGGACAGGTGGTCGCCAAAGCTTCGGAAGGCGCGGGTCTAGTCTCGACGCATCTCGACGCCGAGCGCATCCGCAAGATCAGGTCCATGATTCCTGTCGCCAAGCATAAGGTCAAGCTTTGA
- a CDS encoding integration host factor subunit alpha — protein sequence MTREKPQGSALTRAALREAVYGCCPTLSRSEARRILDATFEEICGALLRGEPVKLRSFGTFTVRAKRARVGRNPKTGVEAAITPRRVLTFKASPVLVAVINGDMAPEEEAD from the coding sequence GTGACTAGAGAGAAGCCGCAAGGGAGCGCGTTGACGCGCGCCGCGCTGCGCGAGGCGGTGTATGGCTGCTGCCCTACGCTGTCGCGGTCCGAAGCGCGCCGAATCCTCGATGCGACCTTCGAGGAAATCTGTGGCGCGCTCTTGCGCGGCGAACCGGTGAAGCTGCGCTCGTTTGGCACCTTCACCGTCCGAGCGAAGCGCGCGCGCGTCGGTCGCAACCCCAAGACCGGGGTCGAGGCGGCGATCACGCCGCGGCGCGTGCTAACCTTCAAAGCTTCGCCCGTCCTGGTCGCCGTCATAAACGGCGACATGGCGCCCGAAGAAGAGGCAGATTAG
- a CDS encoding DUF423 domain-containing protein: MRRHALIMLFIAALHGGCGVTLAAAAAHLEASPLLASASQFLMIHAAAGAGLAAALLALRPGGPALAFLVYALQGGTTLFCADLALRAFAQHKLFPYAAPIGGSMTILAWAALAIWAALCLLRMRGADEGRDSL; the protein is encoded by the coding sequence ATGCGCCGCCACGCTCTCATTATGCTCTTCATCGCCGCCTTGCACGGCGGCTGCGGCGTGACGCTCGCCGCCGCCGCAGCCCATCTCGAGGCGAGTCCTTTGCTCGCCTCGGCAAGCCAATTTTTGATGATCCACGCGGCGGCCGGCGCCGGGCTCGCCGCGGCGCTGCTAGCGCTGCGGCCGGGCGGGCCCGCTCTCGCATTCCTCGTCTATGCGCTTCAGGGCGGGACGACACTGTTTTGCGCCGATCTTGCGCTTCGCGCCTTCGCGCAGCACAAGCTCTTCCCTTATGCAGCGCCGATTGGCGGCTCGATGACCATTCTCGCCTGGGCCGCGCTGGCGATCTGGGCCGCCCTATGCCTACTGCGGATGCGCGGCGCCGACGAGGGTCGGGACAGTCTCTAG